Proteins from a genomic interval of Kitasatospora herbaricolor:
- a CDS encoding xanthine dehydrogenase family protein molybdopterin-binding subunit: MTSPSDIAAMPPADNARPDGGEGEPPEPFGLGSSPLRTDALPKALGIYPYASDLWAEGLLWGAVLRAPHPHARIVSVDTSAALALPGVRAVVTAEDLPAGPDGGRDGAPQGPVVADRPILAAGVVRHHGEPVAAVAAEHPDTARLAAALIVVDYELLEPVTDPEQSFTAPPLHPDGNLFRHLPLRTGDPEAVGEVVVEGLYQVGRQDPAPLGAEAGLAVPRPDGGVELHLSSTDPHGDRDRTAACLGLEPDRVRLVVTGVPGATADREDLSFQVTLALLALRTGRPVKMTLTREESFHTHTTRHPALLRYRHHADAEGRLVKVEAQILLDGGAYADVSAEALAAATAFSVGPYVCPNVFVDAWAVRTNNPPAGRMRGEGALQTCFAYESQLDQLAVRLGLDPVEIRRRNALSTGDSMPTGQAVTCPAPVTALLDAVASEPLPALPVDDPDADWLLPGGPGGAGDPASVRRGIGYAVGMVHMLGAEGEDEVSTATVRVSGDHATVICAAVDSGQGFATLARQIVQSVLGVSEVYIAPVDSDQSIAGPSARGRHTWVSGGAVERAALMVRHQLLQPIAANFGMSVELLSIADGKITSYDGVLGMPVGEALEGKELWATAQCRPHPTEPLDEAGQGDAFVSIAFCAMRAVVDVDIELGAVRVVDVTVAQDVGRALNPRQIEDRIEAGVAQGVGLALLEDLRTEGGMLVNPSLTGYRLPTALDTPEVRVAALLEERDVVATFGAKAVSAAPAVVAPAAVAAAVRAATGLPVGRLPIRAEDAVSA, from the coding sequence ATGACCTCGCCCAGCGACATCGCGGCAATGCCCCCCGCGGACAACGCCCGGCCGGACGGCGGCGAGGGCGAGCCGCCCGAGCCGTTCGGCCTCGGCAGCTCCCCGCTGCGCACCGACGCCCTCCCCAAGGCGCTCGGCATCTACCCGTACGCCTCCGACCTGTGGGCCGAGGGGCTGCTCTGGGGCGCCGTGCTCCGGGCCCCGCACCCGCACGCCCGGATCGTCTCGGTCGACACCTCCGCCGCGCTCGCGCTGCCCGGCGTCCGCGCCGTGGTCACCGCCGAGGACCTGCCGGCCGGCCCGGACGGCGGCCGCGACGGCGCCCCGCAGGGCCCGGTGGTCGCCGACCGCCCGATCCTGGCCGCCGGCGTGGTGCGCCACCACGGCGAGCCGGTCGCCGCGGTCGCCGCCGAGCACCCCGACACCGCGCGCCTGGCCGCCGCCCTGATCGTGGTCGACTACGAGCTGCTGGAGCCCGTCACCGACCCCGAGCAGTCCTTCACGGCCCCGCCGCTGCACCCGGACGGCAACCTGTTCCGCCACCTCCCGCTGCGCACCGGCGACCCGGAGGCCGTCGGCGAGGTCGTCGTCGAGGGCCTCTACCAGGTCGGCCGTCAGGACCCGGCGCCGCTGGGCGCCGAGGCCGGCCTCGCGGTGCCCCGCCCGGACGGCGGCGTCGAACTGCACCTGTCTTCCACCGACCCGCACGGCGACCGCGACCGCACCGCCGCCTGCCTGGGCCTGGAGCCCGACCGGGTGCGCCTGGTCGTCACCGGCGTGCCCGGCGCCACCGCCGACCGCGAGGACCTCTCCTTCCAGGTCACCCTGGCCCTGCTCGCCTTGCGCACCGGCCGCCCGGTGAAGATGACCCTCACCCGCGAGGAGTCCTTCCACACCCACACCACCCGGCACCCGGCCCTGCTGCGCTACCGCCACCACGCGGACGCCGAGGGTCGGCTGGTGAAGGTCGAGGCGCAGATCCTGCTGGACGGCGGTGCCTACGCCGACGTCTCCGCCGAGGCGCTGGCCGCCGCCACCGCCTTCTCGGTCGGCCCCTACGTCTGCCCGAACGTCTTCGTGGACGCCTGGGCGGTGCGCACCAACAACCCGCCGGCCGGCCGGATGCGCGGCGAGGGCGCCCTGCAGACCTGCTTCGCGTACGAGTCCCAGCTGGACCAGCTCGCCGTCCGGCTGGGCCTGGACCCGGTGGAGATCCGCCGCCGCAACGCGCTCTCCACCGGCGACTCGATGCCCACCGGCCAGGCCGTCACCTGCCCCGCGCCGGTCACCGCGCTGCTGGACGCCGTCGCCTCCGAGCCGCTGCCCGCCCTGCCGGTGGACGACCCGGACGCCGACTGGCTGCTGCCGGGCGGGCCCGGCGGCGCCGGCGACCCGGCCTCGGTGCGGCGCGGCATCGGCTACGCGGTCGGCATGGTGCACATGCTCGGCGCCGAGGGCGAGGACGAGGTCTCCACCGCGACCGTGCGGGTCAGCGGCGACCACGCCACCGTGATCTGCGCCGCCGTCGACTCCGGCCAGGGCTTCGCCACCCTGGCCCGGCAGATCGTGCAGAGCGTGCTCGGCGTCAGCGAGGTCTACATCGCGCCGGTCGACAGCGACCAGTCGATCGCCGGGCCGTCCGCCCGCGGCCGGCACACCTGGGTCTCCGGCGGAGCCGTCGAGCGGGCCGCGCTGATGGTCCGCCACCAGCTGCTGCAGCCGATCGCCGCCAACTTCGGCATGTCGGTGGAGCTGCTCTCGATCGCCGACGGCAAGATCACCTCCTACGACGGCGTGCTCGGCATGCCGGTCGGCGAGGCGCTGGAGGGCAAGGAACTCTGGGCCACCGCCCAGTGCCGCCCGCACCCGACCGAACCGCTCGACGAGGCCGGCCAGGGCGACGCCTTCGTCTCGATCGCGTTCTGCGCGATGCGGGCCGTGGTGGACGTGGACATCGAACTCGGCGCCGTCCGGGTGGTCGACGTCACCGTCGCGCAGGACGTCGGCCGGGCACTCAACCCGCGCCAGATCGAGGACCGGATCGAGGCCGGTGTCGCCCAGGGCGTGGGCCTGGCTCTGCTGGAGGACCTGCGCACCGAGGGCGGCATGCTGGTCAACCCCTCGCTGACCGGCTACCGCCTGCCGACCGCGCTGGACACCCCCGAGGTCCGGGTCGCGGCCCTGCTGGAGGAGCGCGACGTGGTGGCCACCTTCGGTGCCAAGGCCGTCAGCGCGGCCCCCGCCGTGGTCGCCCCCGCCGCGGTCGCCGCCGCCGTCCGCGCGGCCACCGGCCTCCCGGTCGGCCGCCTGCCGATCCGGGCCGAGGACGCCGTCAGCGCCTGA
- a CDS encoding 2Fe-2S iron-sulfur cluster-binding protein, giving the protein MTTESLDSGPLDPAPPVSAEMRPCASYTLRVNGFERPVTDAWIGESLLYVLRERLGLAGAKDGCEQGECGACSVQVDGQLVAGCLVPAALAADSEINTVEGLSAGGAASDVQQALAESGAVQCGYCTPGMAMAVHDLLQRNHRPSEVEARQALCGNLCRCTGYRGVLAAVQTVAEARAVEAEQADDGSAPAEEGTAERPAAAPVATEQSAADVPLAGELPVYADSDAWVEHDPQPPAAEQQPVQHQGHHEHQVHHGQPGHHGQPAAGPSGEHHAGPYGDGTGQPTAAGTGTGMGMAYGGHEQGGQPGASYDAGVYDTAVLPPVPSFPTQQGPAGQQHGQGYYQQPGYPEGAYAGTPAHGAYLPGAPGYQEAPYEGMPYQVPGQQNGQQGVPQNGHPNGQQGVPQGAPYPGPAYRSGEYDTTDFEHAPYDGPVYESTPAHGTAFDGTGYDGTPAQGTPYIPTPPHGVPTDGAPAGVPYGADPAHGIVPQPSGTSIPEDRHA; this is encoded by the coding sequence GTGACCACCGAATCTCTCGACTCCGGCCCGCTCGACCCGGCCCCGCCGGTGAGTGCGGAGATGCGCCCCTGCGCCTCGTACACGCTGCGGGTCAACGGCTTCGAGCGCCCCGTCACCGACGCCTGGATCGGCGAGAGCCTGCTCTACGTGCTGCGCGAGCGGCTCGGCCTGGCCGGCGCCAAGGACGGCTGCGAGCAGGGCGAGTGCGGGGCCTGCTCGGTGCAGGTGGACGGGCAGCTGGTGGCCGGCTGCCTGGTTCCGGCCGCGCTGGCCGCCGACAGCGAGATCAACACCGTCGAGGGCCTCTCGGCCGGCGGCGCCGCCAGCGACGTCCAGCAGGCGCTGGCCGAGTCGGGCGCGGTGCAGTGCGGCTACTGCACCCCCGGCATGGCGATGGCCGTGCACGACCTGCTGCAGCGCAACCACCGCCCCAGCGAGGTCGAGGCCCGCCAGGCGCTCTGCGGCAACCTCTGCCGCTGCACCGGCTACCGCGGCGTGCTGGCGGCCGTGCAGACCGTCGCCGAGGCGCGGGCGGTCGAGGCCGAGCAGGCCGACGACGGCTCCGCGCCGGCCGAGGAGGGCACCGCCGAGCGGCCCGCCGCGGCCCCGGTGGCCACCGAGCAGTCGGCCGCCGACGTGCCGCTGGCCGGTGAGCTCCCGGTCTACGCGGACTCCGACGCCTGGGTCGAGCACGACCCGCAGCCGCCCGCGGCCGAGCAGCAGCCCGTCCAGCACCAGGGGCACCACGAGCACCAGGTACATCACGGGCAGCCGGGGCACCACGGGCAGCCGGCGGCCGGGCCCTCCGGCGAGCACCACGCCGGCCCCTACGGCGACGGCACCGGCCAGCCGACCGCCGCCGGCACCGGCACCGGCATGGGGATGGCCTACGGCGGCCACGAGCAGGGCGGGCAGCCCGGCGCGTCCTACGACGCCGGCGTCTACGACACCGCGGTGCTGCCGCCGGTGCCGTCCTTCCCCACCCAGCAGGGCCCCGCCGGTCAGCAGCACGGCCAGGGCTACTACCAGCAGCCCGGGTACCCCGAGGGGGCCTACGCCGGCACCCCCGCGCACGGCGCCTACCTGCCCGGCGCGCCCGGCTACCAGGAAGCCCCGTACGAGGGCATGCCCTACCAGGTCCCCGGCCAGCAGAACGGCCAGCAGGGCGTCCCGCAGAACGGCCACCCGAACGGCCAGCAGGGCGTCCCGCAGGGCGCGCCCTACCCCGGCCCGGCCTACCGCAGCGGCGAGTACGACACCACCGACTTCGAGCACGCCCCGTACGACGGCCCGGTCTACGAGAGCACCCCCGCGCACGGCACGGCCTTCGACGGCACCGGCTACGACGGCACCCCGGCGCAGGGCACCCCGTACATCCCCACGCCCCCGCACGGCGTCCCGACCGACGGCGCCCCGGCGGGCGTCCCGTACGGCGCCGACCCCGCGCACGGCATCGTCCCCCAGCCTTCGGGGACCTCCATTCCCGAGGACCGCCACGCATGA
- a CDS encoding FAD binding domain-containing protein gives MLPASLDEAVEALAATPAAVPVAGATDLMEAVNAGRLRPAALIGLGRITELRGWRYEDGGTAVLGAGLTHARMDRPDFAALIPALADAARTAGPPQVRNVGTLGGNIATAAPAGDTLPVLAALEATATLARPGATREVPVSHLLTGLDPLRPGELLTWVRVPLLHAPQVFLKATGRSGPARATASVAVVLDPARRAVRCAVGAVAPVPLRPLEAETWVASCIDWEGSREIDPAATAAFGEYVAAACVPDSYAAEGPWEAVTEGPTAAAVRLRRTVSVLARRALGRALK, from the coding sequence ATGCTGCCGGCCTCCCTCGACGAGGCCGTCGAGGCGCTTGCCGCCACCCCGGCCGCGGTACCGGTGGCCGGCGCCACCGACCTGATGGAGGCCGTCAACGCAGGGCGGCTGCGCCCCGCCGCCCTGATCGGCCTGGGCCGGATCACCGAGCTGCGCGGCTGGCGCTACGAGGACGGCGGCACCGCCGTCCTCGGCGCCGGCCTCACCCACGCCCGGATGGACCGCCCCGACTTCGCCGCGCTCATCCCCGCCCTCGCCGACGCCGCCCGCACCGCCGGCCCCCCGCAGGTGCGCAACGTCGGCACCCTCGGCGGCAACATCGCCACCGCGGCCCCGGCCGGCGACACCCTCCCGGTGCTCGCCGCCCTCGAAGCCACCGCCACCCTGGCCCGCCCCGGCGCCACCCGGGAGGTCCCGGTCAGCCACCTGCTGACCGGGCTGGACCCGCTGCGCCCCGGCGAGCTGCTCACCTGGGTGCGGGTCCCGCTGCTGCACGCCCCCCAGGTCTTCCTCAAGGCCACCGGCCGCAGCGGCCCGGCCCGCGCCACCGCCTCCGTCGCCGTCGTGCTGGACCCGGCCCGCCGCGCCGTGCGCTGCGCCGTGGGCGCCGTCGCACCGGTGCCGCTGCGCCCCCTGGAGGCCGAGACCTGGGTCGCCAGCTGCATCGACTGGGAGGGCTCGCGCGAGATCGACCCCGCCGCGACCGCGGCCTTCGGCGAGTACGTGGCCGCCGCCTGCGTCCCCGACAGCTACGCCGCGGAGGGCCCCTGGGAGGCCGTGACCGAGGGGCCGACCGCCGCCGCCGTCCGGCTGCGGCGTACCGTATCGGTGCTGGCCCGCCGGGCACTGGGAAGGGCGCTGAAGTGA